A segment of the Corylus avellana chromosome ca2, CavTom2PMs-1.0 genome:
ATGTTCCAAAAAttagcaaaaatttattttctattcaaaatttACTCTAGATAATAATGCTTTCATGGAATTtcacccttattttttttgttaaggattgAATCTCCAGAAGGATTCTACGTAAAGGATAGTAAAAATGGACTATACCGGTGGTCCTCCTCTCCATCAGCTACACCACCTAGTGTCTTCTCCAGTGAACGTGCTTCTCCTCAAGATTGGCACATGCATCTCAGTCATCCTACTAATCGAATACTTTGTCAAGTTGTGTCCCAGTTTCACCACCATGTCACATTTAATAAGAAGCTGCCACTTTACTCCGCCTGTCATCATGACAAAAGTCACTAGCTCCCCCTTTCCTTGTCAAATCACCCATTTCATATTCCCCATGAATTAGTTTTCTCTAATGTTTGGGGATCCTCCCTAATTTTATCTAATAATAGTGCATgctattatgttatttgtgttgACCACTTTAGCAAATTTACTTGGTTATATCCCATACAATGAAAATCTAAtgtttttacaatttttccTAAGTTCAAGCTTATGTCGAACGCTTGCTTGAttgcaaaataaaatcaatccaAACCGAAGGAGGTGGCGAATTTCTGAAATTACGTCATCATTTTGCTTCTCACGATATCCACCATCAATTAATGTGCCTTCACACCCATGAGCAAAATGGGTCGTTGGAATGTAAACACTGGCACACCGTAGAAATGAGCCTTACTCTCCTTGCTAATTCCTCTGCTTTTCTCATTTATTGGGCCGAGGCTTTTCAAAGAGCCTTCTATCTTATCAACAGACTACCCACTCCGGTCCTACATAACCTCTCCCCTTTCAAAAGCTTTTTAACCTTCACCCAAACTACACTTTCTTATGCGTTTTTGGATGCGCATGTTGGCCCCACCTATGACTTTACAACAAACACAAATTGGATTTCCGATCTGCCAAATGCATCTTCTCTGGCTATAGTCCCTCTCATCATGGCTCCAAATGTCTCCATCTTTCCTCTGGCTATCTCTATATCTCCCGGCATGTCATCTTTGATGAATCCTATTTCCTCCTCAGATCCACCCCCTCAACACACTCTTCTCTATCCACTCACTCATCCTCCCACTCTCGTTGTGCCACCCCACAATCCCCCACACACCCCAGGTCCCACACGGGTTTAATCCACCATAGAACCCCCCATGTTGACTTCGTCGAGCCACCTCTCCCCCTTTCATTCATTAGCACGTACTCTTACTAACACAATTTCTATTTCTTGTATGTAGGCTACACCTACAGAGATTGCCACTTTAGCTCCATCTCAACCACAACATGTCATCCAAACTCGCTCCAAGAACAATATCTTCAAGCCTAAAAGTCTTCTAGAGGGTCTCATTCATTATCTTCTCCCTAAAGCACTCCTTGCTGCCACTTGCTCCGGTGTTGTTGAACCTACCTCCTACTCCTCCGCAGCTCGACATCCCACTTGGTATGCTGCTATGAACATCGAATTTGATGTGTTGCTCAGCAACGGTACTTGGAATCTTGTTCCTCCTACGAACAGTACAAATATCGTTAGTTGCAAACGGGTCTTTTGTTTCAACACAAAGCTGATGAAACTATTGATCATTACAATGCACGTCTCATTGCCAAAGGCTTTTACCAACAACATGACATTGACTATGGAGAGACATATAGTTCAGTGGTCAATCCCACAACCTTTTGTCTTGTTCTCTCACTAGCCATATCCTCTAATTGGCCAATCCGGTAGATTGATATACAAAATGCTTTCCTACATTGATGGCTCTTTGAGGACGTGTATATGACTTAGCCTCCCGATTTTCTCCATCCACAATACCCTTATTATGTTTGTAAGTTACACAAGGCTCTATACGGTATGAAATAAGCTCCCCATGCTTGATTTTTTCATCTTAGTGATTGCCTCCATGAGCTTAGTTTTGTTGGTTCCTGTTCCTACTCCTTATTCATTCACAGCACATCTTAGCACACTACCTACGTCCTTATCTATGTTGACGATATACTCATCACTAGCTCTTTTCCTTAGAGGATCACTTTTGTCCTGCACACACTTAGAGTTGACTTTGTCATTAATGACCTCAGTCCTCTCCACTTATTCCTCGTCATGGAAGCCATTACTATGCATGATGGGCTCATTCTCTCTCAACAACGCTATATTCTTAATCTTTTAGGCAAATGCAACATGTATGAAGCTAAACATGTCAAGTCTACTATGTCCACTGCACATACTCTATCCATCCTGTCATGTGATCCCCTCATTGATTCCTCCTCATACTAAAGTCTTGTTTGTGCCTTACAATACCACTCTCTCACTCATCTTGACATCTCCTTTGTTGTCAACAAAGTATCTCAATTCATGCACCGGACCACCTCAATCCACCTTTAGGCCGTGAATCACATCCTCTGCTACCTTAAGTCCACCATTACCTACGGCCTACTCCTTCGCCAGTCTCCATCATGCACCTTTCAAGCTTTCTTCAATGCTGACTGAGTCGGTTTCCCCGATGACAGAAAATTCACTGGTGGTTTTTGCGTCTTCCTTGATCCCAACCTTATTTCGTGGTCATCTTGCAAACACTGCATCATTGCCCACTCTAGCATTGAATCTGAATATCAAACCCTCACCATCACCGCCACTGAACTCATCTAGCTCCAATCCCTGCTCCACAACCTTTGTATCTTTCTTCCCCACCCGCCTACACTATGGTGTGAAAACATTGGTGCCACCTACTTATCTCCAAATCTTGCCCTCCATGCTCAAACCTAGCACATCAAAATCGACTTCCATTTTGTCTTGGATAAAGTCACTTCCAAGACATTGCTCGTGCATTTCATCTCTAGCAAAGACAACCTAGCTGACATCTTTACCAAACCCAAGACATtctgcctcttttttttttctcatacgTACCAAGTGCTCAATGTTGTGTGCCACGTGTCTCGCTTGCAGGGGCGTAATGAACCTATCACCAATCAACACAACAATCCACACTTGGAAACAAATGCAAGGGCTACATCCTCAACAAGGAAAAATCATAACAAGCAAGACAACACTCCACATATGGAAATTCAAGCAATGACTACAAGGCAAAGATCTCAACAAAGGAAATCAAGCAATGAAGGCAAATCAAATCAACCCAACGACTAGTGCTCATCAAGAAAGGAAATCAAATGAATTACCATAATGCTGTAATTTATTTTCCGTTTGTAAAATCCCTAAACACTTGTATTAATTCATTACGTATGAATGAAAAACTTAGTGCATCAATTTCATTGAAATACCTCACTTTATAACATGGAAACATAATTTCCAAGTTGCTAAGTAGCAATTGTCATAGAAAATGTTTGCACCGGTTATTCTGGCCCTTGGATCCAAGGCAAAcaataataaactaaaatttgATCATAAGGTCAAGTTCATATACCAGTGTGTACATACCCAAGATTTTTCACCTCTTTTTCCTTTAGCGATATGTCACACAATAACATATTTTTAGTTAAGAAACAtaattttagcatttttatGGACGATTACTTACTTTGAACATTCAAATCCAACCTTTCTATCCCATAGATCTCTACTCTGACGTCGGGGTACCCAGGGCTCATTTTCTTATCCTATTTTGAAAGGTGCCTCTATTGATTTCTGCTTATTATCCATTCATGTCATGTATGATGTTTTTAATGACAAGACCACTTCCATTGTGCTTGCTGTCCTCATTACCTATATTTGCGATCAATCATTTTGAGGTTGAGCTCTCTTTTGTTGAGCCTAAGCTCAAACCTATGGGTTCCTTTTCTCGTGCCACTGTCCTTCGAACCATGGCTTAGCTCTCTCTTTAGCATAGGCATCTTAATGGTTGTGATGGCATTTCTGCTGATGCGGAATCTTCTAATGCTGCTTATAAAGTGTCTTCAGAGGCTCGAACGTCTACATCTGAGCCTTCCATCCAAGTTTCTACCATCATGAGGAAACTCAATGAGATGGTTGAGCAAATGACTTGTCTTGAGACTACTGCAACTAGTATTCCTGCTATGGTTGTGGGTGATCGTACTAAGTTGGTTCAACTTAGTTCAAATGTTCCGTCGGTCTTGGATCATGTAGCTGAAGATGATGAGACATCTAATGAGGTTGTTAAGGTTGGGAGGTAGAAACTTGGAGGTGAGGGGTCTTCTACTGATGATAAGGATCAAATTGGTGATGGAAATAAGGATGATGCTAGTGGAGATGGAGATAATGAGGATGGAGTAGATGCTACATATGATGATGATCCTCATGATGcgtttttgcttattttggttgattttattttggacACTTCCCTAAAAAACCTGGTACAACAACAAGGGTTGTATGAGTATACCCAATATAGACCCCAACATGCAGCAAAGTTTCAAACATAACAACTACACATGCAATATGAGATATACAACAATATTAGTAGATAAGCATGCAGTGTTAGTTTAACAAGCTAACAGCAACCATGAACAATTCATCAACAAAACATACACATTATTTTTGTTGACGAATAGGAAAATTGTTGTaccaagagaaaaaatttctccggggtagccaaacccaggaTTCCACTAATAATGAAAACCACACTACAATGTATAGGAAACTTACAATACTAGCAACCTTATTACACCATATGTAGGACGACCTGTTGTTCATGTAGTCTTTATTCCAACAAGTCCCATGTTGACCGATCTTAACCTAGTTGAATCCTTACCAATCCCCATCGATAGACTATTGTGTGTGCGGTCCCAACACGTTGTCTCCTTGTTGATGTAGTGCAATCAAAGCACTATGTTGGCTTCTTCAACCCTCCAATTAATTCATACAAAGATCTCTTGGAGTACCTCATTCAAGTGACTCTCACAAACTCTCCTTGGagtttctctaaatttttgtGTGTTCGAGAGATGAGAAATTGTAGAGAGAAAGCAGACCTTAAATAGAAAACTTTAGGTTTGCAGTGGCGGCGTTAGAacacattaagtgagcattcggACTCAACTAAGGTTTCGTAACCCTAATTTCCCCGCTTATTCAGAGATGTTGCTGCACCGTCAAGAAATGGCTCTTCCAAATATGCATTTTTCGTAGTGCCGTCTGGACATCACCGCTAACAAGATGTTTCAGAAACCAACATGTCCGAACACAATTGAACCCAAGAAGGTCTATTTGCACAACCGTCCAAACTCTTCAATTATCAAGCACTTTCTAGAATGGTCTTTGTATATGGCTGTCCGAACTTTGCATCTCCTTGTTCGGACGCTCAACTCTATACTTGTCTTCCTTAAGCAGTATCtacatcttctctctctcactctaggGTTTACATAGGCTGAAGAACGGTGAAATGAGCTCCAAGGGTTGAGAACATTCTCTTTAAATGAGCCCATGCATGTCCAAAAGGGTAGAGGTGtcaaaaaaacccaattttgtAACCGCTCATCGATTGATCGAGCTCCCTGATCGATCCATCaatgctagggtttcatctatCGATTGATACTACTTGATCAATCTATCGATGCCtaagaaaatgtaaaacaaCCAATTCTTAATTCAATCCTGTCCCAAGTCCTAGAAGGATTAAagcttaattaaattaataaaaattccAAATAATTTTCGGGGTGCTACAAGCTGACCTGGAATGATTTTACTCTTGAAGCATTCttcaaaaggtttccattttgttACCAAATTCATGTGTTGATTATTTTTGTAACTTTCACAATATatttggtgattgattgtttgttgaATGAATTTTTAATTCCGTGTTATTTTTGCAAACATGTATTCAACCTCACTTTTTAGTGTTGTAATTAGGAGCGTTTAGGCTAATTTTCAAATACGATTTCTTATACTATCATTTTTCCAATTAATATGCAGTTTTGGGAATCTTGGTCTTATCTAGCATAGTCTTGCTGCCAGTTCTTTTACCAGTTGCTGCTACTGACGATAGTGTGAAGTCTACTTCGGCAACCACAAGCAAGGGGACCTTTAGTGACTTTGACGAGTTATCCATGGGAAATATCAAAGTATGCTACACAAATTTTCATGAACTGAATGTttaattctctttcttttattctcttaGGGCAATGGGCTATCAAATGATCGAGATGACTAACagttatttattaaatttgtgaaattgCATTTAGGAATTTGTCTTATCCtaataaaatcttaataaaatcttgggaaaacttcacaaagaaCCCTTGAACTACtgcgcgttttgagaagacttccTTAAATTTCAagaactctcaatttcacccttaAGACtctcaatttgatgcaatgtaccccattcgtcaatttttgcccttaaaacccctaaaaatacaaaattacccttcaattttctttttttttaaaaaaaaaaaaaaaaaaaaaaaaattgaaaaaaagggtcacaaggtggcccaaccgtgtgtcaccttatgattattattattattattattattattatttttttaaaaaaaaaaaaaatttgaaatgaagggtaaatttgaagttttataaaaaatacagGGGTATAATGGTCgttgtatcacttttaacgtttaaaaactaACGTAAAGgtttaaatttaaaagttaaggagttcaaattgaaagtttttgaactttgagaggGGAATTTTCTCAAAACGCGCGGTAGttcaagggtctaaagtgaaatttctcaTAAAATCATACTTATTCTTTAACCAGAGGTAGATCTTGCAGAGATAGTGATGCTAAATATGTGATTTGTGTGTTACGCTATCTAATTAATgtcttttctaaaataaaacttCAAACTATTATATCTTCTCTTTTGTTGTTAATGAATTATATGGGCCCCACAATTTCATTTGAATGCAGTTTTCTTTGTCTGTTTGCACATACAGGAGAAGAGCCCTCGGTTTTGGGCATTTCTGATAGCCGTTTATTGGGTTTCTTTTATTACATATTACTTGTTATGGAAGGCATATACACATGTCTCTGGACTCAGAGCAAACGCTCTTATGTCTCCTGAAGTGAAGCCTGAACAATTTGCCATTCTTGTTAGAGATATACCTCCAGTTCTTCAAGGccaaacaagaaaagaacaTGTTGATTCGTATTTTGAAACTATCTATCCTGAGACATTTTACAAATCAATGGTGGTAACAGACAACAAAGAGGTAAAGTATTGATTTGCTATGTATTATTTTGTTTCCTATCTTTTACCGGCCTCGTTCAACTATAAATAGATCGTTTTATTGTACACTTCATATATCAGAAATACAAGCTTCTTTTCCACAATTCTTTAacttgtctttttcttcatgTTATGAGAGCCACTGTTTTCTTGGTGCCTCCAATAAGCTTTGTTTTGCCACTTGTGCACCTTCTCTTATTTAAGCGtttctttgaagtttttaaCTGCAAAAGAAGCACACCAAACGCTTTTTTAACTTCATAGTCTTCTTCATCAACTCctctatatatttttaaacctttaaatGGTCTCTCTTGTCATCTTGGAAATCAAACTCATTTatcatttaataaaactaaGTCTTTTTTGTTTGCACCTATAGATTTTGTCAATTCTTATTTTAGGGTCTTGCCCCAATTCCCATTGAGTGAGAATCTCGCTATTTTGTTATCTTTGTTGATGATTATTCTTGTTATACttagatatatattttataacatatatttGAACTTACTCATATTTATCgaaactttcaaaaaatggttcaaaCTTAATATTATTGTACCATCAAAATATTTCGTTCAAATAATGCTATGAAgtataatgaaaaatcatttcTTGACATTCGAAATCAAAATGGGACAATTTTCCATTGTTCTCATGTCCTTACACCTCTCAACAGAATGGACgtgcaaaacaaaaacatcatcATATCTTAGACACCGTAAGAGCTCTTATCATTTCTACTTCTGTTCAAAAACAATTTTGGGCTAAAACTAGTTTTACTAGTGTTTACACAATCAATCGAGTTCCTTCACCCATGATTCACTACAAAGCTCTTTTGGAGCTTCTCTATGGAAGAGTTCCTGACTACGCCTTCCTTCGCGCATGTTTTGTCACTCTTCCTTCACATGAACACATTAAACTCGAACCTCCCaattatgttgttttcttggttATGTCATTGGCCAAAAGGGCTATCGTTGTTATGATCCCATAACTAGACGCCTTTAGGTTTCTCATCATGGGGACTTCTAGGAACATAAATTGTTTACATGCCACTCGAGTTTTCCACATTCCTCTTCCAATTATTCGCCTATTTTCACTTATACCTCCAATACTTTTTTCCCCCAAGTCTTATGCACAAAAATCAAGCTCTTTAGACGATCCTTTCATGGCTACTTATAGTATATTTGATGTGCCTGATGGTCATCATGTTGCATCACACCCCCAAAATTCTCACTAGGCCTCCAGACTCCGTCGCTTTAGGTGGGGTACTAAGAGCACCTCCTACCCATCTATAAGATTACcattgtccctttttttttttttttactattttatttttatctcttacTACTCTTCACAAACATTACACTTATCGCGAGGCAAGTGGTAACCCTCTTATGCAGAATGACAAATTAAATGCCCATACCAAAACTCCCATACTTTGGATCTAATGGATTTGCCTCCTAAAAAATCAAGGGAATTTGGGTCATTGGAACGCTATAAGGCTCGTCTTGTTGACTATGAAGAGACTTTTAGATTTTTGGTTGACACCCAGGAGTATGGTATTAACTATGAGGAAACTTTTGCCCTTAGCCTATAGCATGACCCACCAATTTTAGATCTTTGTTTGCAGTTGCTGCACTTCTCTTAACATTATTCCCTTGAGCTTGGGCCTATTCCTATGCTAATAGGATTAGTGACCCCACTAATCATGACTCCACCATATTAGCTATTGTAGATCAATTAGGcattatttcttcattttgtatttagtgtattttcttcatttcactAGCCTCGTTCAATTATAAATAGGTCATTCTATTctattgtatacttcatgtATCTAAAATACAAAGCTTCTTTTCCACAATTCTTAAGCTTGGTTTTTCTTGAATTAGAACAATATCTCCTATGGAAGTAGAATGTGTAAGCATTCTAGATGCATTAGAAAAGTACTATAGGTTTTATGATTATTTACATTGATTGGTTCTCTTAGGTAAACAAAATTTGGAAAGAGTTAGAAGGGTACAAGAAGAAGCTTGCACATGCTGAAGCCATATATGGACAGtcaaaaacaactagaaaaccAGAAGGAGCAAGACCCACTAACAGAACTGGCTTCCTTGGTCTTTTTGGTGAAAAAGTAGATAGCTTAGAGTATTACAGAGGAAAGATTCATGAACTAATCCCAAAACTAGAATCAGAACAAAAAATCACTCTCAGAGAGAAGCAGCAAGATGCTGCTCTGGTCTTTTTCACAAACAGGGTGACTGCAGCTTCTGCAGCACAGTGTCTACATGCCCAAATGGTTGACAAATGGACAGTTACAGATGCTCCAGAACCACATCAACTGATATGGACTAACCTTAAAATCAAGTTTTTTCAGAGACAACTACGGCAACATGTCGTGTATTTTGTTGTGGCCTTAGCCATACTTTTCTACATGATTCCAATTGGGTTTATTTCTGCTTTCACAACACTGGACAATTTGAAGAAGCTTCTCCCATTTATAAAGCCAATTGTGAACGTGAAAGCACTCAAGACTGTGTTGGAAGCTTTCCTCCCTCAGCTTGCACTCATTATCTTTTTGGCTTTGTTGCCCAAGTTCCTTTTGCTTCTGTCAAAGGCTGAGGGAATTCCCTCTGTAAGCCATGCAGTAAGAGCTGCTTCTGGGAAATACTTCTATTTCACTGTGTTAAATGTTTTCATTGGAGTGACAGTGGGAGGAACCTTGTTCACTACATTTAAGACCATTGAGGATGATCCTAACTCGATAGTTACTGTCCTAGCCAATGGTCTGCCAGGCAATGCAACATTCTTCTTGACCTATGTGGCTTTGAAGTAAGCTAATGATTTTGCATTTCTTATATGTACCATTTCTAATTACTTTATGAACGAGGTggctttaaaatcaccatttggtCAGAATTCAATaattgatcaatcacaagttcaatggtgattttaaaagtcacgtcattTATAGAGTtgcacaagagtgacttctaacaTTAAGCTTTGCAATCTTACAGTTCTCATTCCAATACAATAATTCTATGATTCACAGGTTCTTTATTGGTTATGGTCTTGAACTGTCTAGAATAGTGCCTTTAATTATATACCATTTGAAGAGGAAGTATCTGTGTAAGACTGAGGCTGAGTTGAAAGCAGCTTGGTTTCCTGGAGATCTTAGATATGGAACCAGGGTTCCTGGTGACATGCTGATTGTCACAATTGTCCTGTGCTACTCTGTTATAGCTCCTCTTATACTCCCATTTGGCGTGGCTTACTTTGGCCTGGGATGGCTAATTCTTAGAAATCAGGTAAtgttctttgatttttgtttaagttCTAATTCTTATTTGACCAAGCTCTTTCCTATGTTGGAAAAAAtttgaggaatatatatatatattggctgtTCATTAACTCTTACATATCTTTTACCCTACCAAGGTGACAGCAtgaggaaaggaaaaaaaataaaaacaaagaaactttACCTAACCCCGCtgaattttcatcatttttgcatTCTTCTCcctaaagtttaatttttttcaatttagtgtatcaatctTTCAATTCTTTACAATCTCACACATCCATtaactttttccaaaatacccccatttgttttaggaaaaaaaaaaaacaaaaaaaaaaatttgcaaagattaaggcgttggtccaaatttaacggtattttaaaaaatacccatGACtcaatttttgcaaaaaaaatatatatatattaaatattttttctaaagaaattttcttgagatttaatgaaaaatcctagCGGAGTggggacattgaaaaaaattaaaagcttgaTGCActaaattgaaaggttttgaacTTTATGGGAACATTGCAAAATGGGTGAAAATTCATGagggataagtgaagttttcctcaTGGTTCATTCTTATTATTAAATGTGCAAATATtacataaactttaaaattccgagctttatcaatttctttatgatgtttttgttagaatttatgATATAATTCCATTTAAGATTATATTCCTTATAGGATAATTACCTTGTAATCAGGTTTTTTATGATGTTTGATCCAACAGGCACTCAAAGTTTATGTTCCATCTTATGAAAGCTATGGAAGGATGTGGCCTCACATGCATAAACGCATCCTAGCATCTCTAATGTTATACCAAGTTACTATGTTTGGTTACTTTGAGGCAAAGAAATTTGTCTGTGCACCATTGCTAATTCCACTCCCCATATTGTCCTTGATCTTTGGATATGTCTGTAGTCAGAAATTCTACCGCTCTTTCCGTGACACAGCTCTGGAAGTTGCTTGCCATGTGTTGCAGAAAAGTCCTAACATGGACCAGGTTTTCAGATCTTTCATCCCACCAAGCTTGAGATCTGAGAAGAATGATGGTGATCTGTTTGAAGATGCTTTATCAGAACAAGTTTCGAGAGTTTGATGCAGATTTGTGTCGGTTTTTATACTCCTGTTTAAGATTACTCTTTTAGAACTTGGCATATTTGTTTACATAAGAAGCACCATGGGAGTCACAGCCTTGATTGTCTGTAATatattatgtttatgttttttgttttttgttttttgtttttgttttctaatttataaTGTTTGTGTTAGTTTGAACCACTTGTGTGGAATTTCTTATATGGTTCTGCATTAATATATGTTGCTTACATTTGAGATTATTCCATTCTATGTTATCTTCATGATTTCAGACAAATGATTTGCAGATTATACTCaaacagaaaagagagagtAGTTCGAGGAACCCGAAACCTTCTTCTAACAACAAATGTAAACGTTTGACAATAAACTTCTCtagttattttattagttttatggTGTCTTTAAATAAACACTTACAATGCATAGTAGAAATAAAACACTAACAGGAATAAACCACTTATAATGTGATAACATATTATCTCTAAATTATTCAATTCTAATCCTAAAATCCTTCTCCCTAATCACATAACAATGCAATCTTTAGTTTGAGGAAACATTGCAAATTGGGTTTTACTTTGTGACCGgtatttgtactttttttaaggtttttattattattagtttggGTAGTCTTGTTGAAACTTTAACTTCTGTGttagttgtgttttttttttttcacttttatttatttattctactTTCAAGTTTATTTTCGCTATATTTTACTTTCAATTGATTTGTACTTCTAGGGGGTACTGCTTGAGCCTATAAGATTGTGTACTAGATATGGTGCTGCATAATTagtgccttttgtggtgttaATTGTAATTCCTTAGACTATAATGCTTTCAAAAATCATCAAATTCTCCCTTAGCCTTCTTTTTATTCATTAACggattgtttttctttgctctCTGACCACCATcttcttcattaaaaaaattccaaacttcctatttcttttcatttttaactTCCTCTGTTGTCAACTGCCACAAGTCCTCCCTTATTTCGTGAGAAGTTGACTTCATTACTAACAAAACTATTGACCAATTGAAACCCTAACCGATTTGGCTAAGTGCTGTAAAAAAAGCTGTAATTTTTTACGGTCTAAATTTAACTCCACTCTTTTTCTCATGAAAAACTTGATATTAAATATGGACtgttaaaaaaactacaacgtatattttgtagtttttttttacagTTCCTACGCCAAATCGACCGAGTAAATGGTCAGATTGTCAAAACCAATATAGATATAATGGAGCCTGAACATGTAAATTTCAATTAGTACAAGATCATTTGGAAACTCAATAATACACACAAGCCAAGTGTGCTCTACTAATCACATAACTTAAATTATAGAATTTTCCTTTGATATTTCTTTCAAGCAAAACCAACATGATCTCTCTATATTTCCACCTTTCACTTGGATTAACATACAAAACTGCCTCTTCATTTGAGCTGTTCTTACAGGacagatcaaaaaaaaaaaaaaagaaaaaagcaaaggCAGGCGGTTTAAACCCAGAAAAACTAGCAGTTAACTGGCTCGAAAATCCAGGAAAAGACGCAACTTCTGCAGTAGGAGCTCACGGGTGCCGAAAAGAGGCTTGCCGCTGATGATCCAATCCTTCTCTAGAAGACCTGCTTTAGCACTACTCAGCATCTCATCGTGGAAAGCAGATACAATGCTGTAGATTGAGGTCCTCAAAACATCAGCAACAGCATATGCTTTTGAATGTAGAGGCCCACCTCTCTTTTTACCCACTGCACCTTCTATTCTTC
Coding sequences within it:
- the LOC132171988 gene encoding CSC1-like protein ERD4, with protein sequence MDFSSFLTSLGTSCVIFVILMLIFAWLSKKPGNAVVYYPNRILKGLDPWDGGSRTRNPFAWIHEAISASEQDVISMCGLDTAVYFVFMGTVLGILVLSSIVLLPVLLPVAATDDSVKSTSATTSKGTFSDFDELSMGNIKEKSPRFWAFLIAVYWVSFITYYLLWKAYTHVSGLRANALMSPEVKPEQFAILVRDIPPVLQGQTRKEHVDSYFETIYPETFYKSMVVTDNKEVNKIWKELEGYKKKLAHAEAIYGQSKTTRKPEGARPTNRTGFLGLFGEKVDSLEYYRGKIHELIPKLESEQKITLREKQQDAALVFFTNRVTAASAAQCLHAQMVDKWTVTDAPEPHQLIWTNLKIKFFQRQLRQHVVYFVVALAILFYMIPIGFISAFTTLDNLKKLLPFIKPIVNVKALKTVLEAFLPQLALIIFLALLPKFLLLLSKAEGIPSVSHAVRAASGKYFYFTVLNVFIGVTVGGTLFTTFKTIEDDPNSIVTVLANGLPGNATFFLTYVALKFFIGYGLELSRIVPLIIYHLKRKYLCKTEAELKAAWFPGDLRYGTRVPGDMLIVTIVLCYSVIAPLILPFGVAYFGLGWLILRNQALKVYVPSYESYGRMWPHMHKRILASLMLYQVTMFGYFEAKKFVCAPLLIPLPILSLIFGYVCSQKFYRSFRDTALEVACHVLQKSPNMDQVFRSFIPPSLRSEKNDGDLFEDALSEQVSRV